A window of Ovis canadensis isolate MfBH-ARS-UI-01 breed Bighorn chromosome X, ARS-UI_OviCan_v2, whole genome shotgun sequence contains these coding sequences:
- the LOC138930386 gene encoding protein EOLA1-like isoform X1, whose amino-acid sequence MKFGCLSFRQPYAGFILNGVKTLETRWRPVLRGHQHCTLAVHIAHRDWEDAAWRELLEQRLGMSPAQIQALLQDGDKFGRGVIAGLVDIGDTLLCPENLDPEEMEELENQALLPDLRQKYLTVLTNPRWLLQPIPGRGGKDIFLVDIPQHLIPLGQEACPSWAFKSFQGRFWQTNAPTENNRNTPLKHHVFPPHTQKKIIM is encoded by the exons ATGAAGTTCGGCTGTCTGTCCTTTCGACAGCCTTATGCAGGTTTCATCTTAAacggtgtcaagaccctggagacGCGGTGGCGGCCTGTGCTACGCGGCCACCAGCACTGTACCCTGGCAGTCCACATTGCTCACCGGGACTGGGAGGATGCAGCCTGGCGGGAGCTGCTGGAGCAGAGGCTGGGGATGAGCCCCGCCCAGATCCAGGCCTTGCTGCAGGACGGGGACAAATTCGGCCGCGGAGTGATTGCAG GTCTCGTGGACATTGGGGACACTTTGCTGTGCCCAGAAAACCTAGATCCTGAAGAGATGGAGGAGCTGGAGAATCAAGCCCTGTTGCCCGACCTGCGACAGAAGTACCTGACTGTGCTCACCAATCCCCGCTGGCTGTTGCAGCCCATCCCTGGAAGGGGCGGGAAGGACATCTTCCTGGTGGACATCCCCCAGCACCTGATCCCCCTTGGGCAGGAGGCCTGTCCAAGCTGGGCTTTCAAAAG ttttcagggTCGTTTTTGGCAGACAAATGCTCCTACAGAGAACAACAGGAACACCCCATTAAAACATCATGTattcccaccacacacacaaaaaaagataattatgtgA
- the LOC138930386 gene encoding protein EOLA1-like isoform X2: MKFGCLSFRQPYAGFILNGVKTLETRWRPVLRGHQHCTLAVHIAHRDWEDAAWRELLEQRLGMSPAQIQALLQDGDKFGRGVIAGLVDIGDTLLCPENLDPEEMEELENQALLPDLRQKYLTVLTNPRWLLQPIPGRGGKDIFLVDIPQHLIPLGQEACPSWAFKR; the protein is encoded by the exons ATGAAGTTCGGCTGTCTGTCCTTTCGACAGCCTTATGCAGGTTTCATCTTAAacggtgtcaagaccctggagacGCGGTGGCGGCCTGTGCTACGCGGCCACCAGCACTGTACCCTGGCAGTCCACATTGCTCACCGGGACTGGGAGGATGCAGCCTGGCGGGAGCTGCTGGAGCAGAGGCTGGGGATGAGCCCCGCCCAGATCCAGGCCTTGCTGCAGGACGGGGACAAATTCGGCCGCGGAGTGATTGCAG GTCTCGTGGACATTGGGGACACTTTGCTGTGCCCAGAAAACCTAGATCCTGAAGAGATGGAGGAGCTGGAGAATCAAGCCCTGTTGCCCGACCTGCGACAGAAGTACCTGACTGTGCTCACCAATCCCCGCTGGCTGTTGCAGCCCATCCCTGGAAGGGGCGGGAAGGACATCTTCCTGGTGGACATCCCCCAGCACCTGATCCCCCTTGGGCAGGAGGCCTGTCCAAGCTGGGCTTTCAAAAGGTGA